CCTTGCCGGGATCCCGCCGTTCTCCGGGTTCCTCGGCAAACTCAGCCTCTTCCAGGCGGGCGTGGCGACCAACGCCGTCCTGCCCGGCGTGCTGGTCGCGGCCGGGGCGGTGACCAGTCTGCTCACCCTCTACGTGGCGTCCCGGGTGTGGAACATCGCCTTCTGGCGGGCGCCGCGGCTGGCCACCACCGAGCCGGTGGTGCGCCTACCGGCGCTGATGGTCGGCGCGACCGTCGCCCTGGTGGCGCTCGGCCTGACGCTGACCGTGGCCGCCGGTCCGCTCTTCGAGGTCACCGCGGACGCCGCCACCGACCTGCTGGCGCGGACCCCGTACCTGCGGGCCGTCTTCCCGGAGGGGACGCCGTGACGGGCGATCCGCGTTCGGCCGACCGTCCACGGGGCCGGGTGCGGCACTGGCGGGACCAGCTGATCACGTGCGGCTGGCTGACGCTGGTCTGGAACCTGCTGTGGGGCGAGTTCTCCTGGGGCAACCTGCTCGGCGGACTACTGGTGGCCGCCGTCGTGCTGGTGTTCTTCCCGCTGCCGCCGGTCACCTTCGGCGGCCGGGTGCGTCCCGGTGCGCTGCTGGCCTTCGTGCTCCGCTTCGTCGCCGAGCTGGTGACGGCCAGCCTGCACATCGCCCGGATCGCGGTGCAGCCGGGCTACCTGCCGCGCGCGGCGATCCTCGCGGTACGGCTGCGGGTGCGGACCGACCTGAACCTCGCACTCACCGCCGAGGCGGTCTCGATGGTGCCGGGCACGCTCGTGCTCGAGGTGGACCGCGAACGCGGAGTGCTCTACGTCCACGTGCTCGACGTGCGGACGCCCCGGGACCTGGCGGCGGGGCGGCGGCAGGTGCTGACCGTCGAGCGACGGATCGTCCGCGCGGTGGGCTCCGCCGCCGAACTGCGCCAGCTGGACCAGCCCGTCGAGGAGGAGAGATGACCGTCGTCCTGGCCGTCGTCCTGACCGTTCTGTTCTCGGTGACCGCGCTGGCGGCGCTGATCCGGCTCTATCGGGGCCCGTCCCTGTTGGACCGGGTGGTCGCCGCCGACGTGCTGCTCGCCACGATGGTCGGCGCGGTCGCCGCCGAGGCGGCGGTGAACCGGCACGCCGCCACACTGCCGGTGCTGGTGGTGCTCGCGCTGCTGGGCTTCGTCGGCACGGTCTCGCTGGTGCGCTTCGCCGTCCGGGGTGACCGCTGATGGCCACCGTCGCCGACTGGCTGGCGGCGGTCTTCCTGGTGGCCGGCGCGCTGCTCGGCCTGGCCGCCGGGATCGGGGTGCTGCGCTTCCCCGACGTGCTGGATCGGATGCACGCCGCCACCAAGCCGCAGACGCTGGGCGTGCTTCTTCTGCTGACCGGGTTGGTGCTGCGACTGCGTTCCCCGGCGGCCCTGGGGGTGATCGTGTTGGTGGGGCTCTTCCAACTGGCCACCGCGCCGGTTGCGGCACAGATGATCGGTCGCGCCGCGTACCGGTCCAACCGTTTCGACCGAACCCTCCTCGACGCCGACGAGCTGGCCGGAAGGGCCCCTCACCAACGCCTCCGGTAGGTGAATGCTCCCTTCCCGACGCCCCTGCGGCGCATCGCGTCCGGGCAGGGTGGCGCTGGCTCGCGTCGTGCCGGACGGGGAGAAATCCGCCCACCCGATGTACAGTGATGTACATCAATTTATGGTGTTCCCGCAGTGGCGCCCACCGGCGCGGCCGGGACCCGACACCGGAGGACCCATGAGATCCCGTACCTCCCGAACCGTCTGGCTGGCCGCCCTGGCCGTGGTGGCCGTGACGACCGTCTCCGCGTCGCCGGTCATCGCCCTGGCACCGGATTCGGATGCCGACCCGGTGCGGGCCGCCGTCGCGGCCCCGGACATTCCGCTGGCCAACGTGACGGGCCACCTGACGCAGCTCCAGACGATCGCCAACGCCAACGGCGGCAACCGGGCGCACGGCCGCCCCGGCTACCTCGCCTCGGTCAACTACGCGAAGGCGCAGCTCGACGCCGTCGGCTACAGCACGGCTGTGCAGTCGTTCACCTACAACGGCGCCACCGGCTACAACCTCATCGCCGACTGGCCGGCCGGAGACCCGGACACCGTGCTGATGACCGGGGCGCACCTGGACAGCGTCACCGCCGGGGCGGGCATCAACGACAACGGCTCGGGCTCGGCGGCCATCCTGGAGGTGGCGCTCGCCGTGCCCCGCAGTGGATTCACCCCCGACAAACGCCTGCGGTTCGCCTGGTGGGGCGCGGAGGAGCTGGGTCTGCGCGGGTCGCGGTACTACGTCGACACGTTGCCGACGGCAGAGCGCACGAAGATCAAGCAGTACCTCAACTTCGACATGGTCGGCTCACCGAACGCCGGCTACTTCGTCTACGACGGGGACAACTCCGATGGTGTGGGCGCCGGCCCCGGCCCCGCCGGCTCGGCGCAGATCGAGCAGACCATCCAGGCCTACTTCACCTCGATCGGCGTGCCGACCCAGGGCACCGACTTCGACGGTCGCAGCGACTACGGGCCGTTCATCGCGGTCGGCATCCCGGCCGGCGGGACCTTCACCGGCGCGGAGGGCATCAAGTCGAGCGCCCAGGCGTCGCTCTGGGGCGGTACGGCGGGGCGGGCCTTCGACGCCTGTTACCACCGGTCCTGCGACACCATCACCAACATCAACGACACCGCGTTGGACCGCAACGCCGACGCGATCGCGTACACGGTGTGGGCCCTGGCCCAGGCGGCGACCCCGCCGGGCAACACGGTCTGGAGCGACACCTTCGAATCGGCCACCGGCTGGACGACGAACCCGGCCGGCACCGACACCGCCACCACCGGTGCCTGGGAGCGCGGCGACCCCGACAGCACCAGCAGCTCCGGGGTGACCACCCAACTCGGCAGCACGGTGAGCGGCAGCTTCGACCTGGTCACCGGCGCGTCCGCCGGCAGCAGCGTCGGGACCTACGACATCGACGGCGGCGTCACCACGGTCGAGTCCCCGGCGATCACCCTGCCGTCGACCGGCACGTTGACCCTCTCGTTCTCCTGGTATCTCGCCCACCTGAGAAACGCCAGCAGTGCCGACTACCTCCGGGTCCGCGTGGTGGCCAGCGGCACGGTCACGGCGCTGAGCGCGACGGGTGCGGCGAACAACCGGGCGGCGGCCTGGCAGACGGCCAGCGCGGACATCTCGGCCCTGCGGGGACAGACGGTCCGCATCGTCATCGACGCGGCGGACGCCAGCAGCCCCAGCCTGGTCGAGGCGGCCGTCGACGACGTGAAAATCACCCAGAGCTGACCGCGGCCGGAGAGCCTCGGCCCGGCGGGGCCCTTCGGTCACCTTTCAGCGAACCCAAAGCCAGTGCCGATAAGATAAGCGGCATGATCGACTCGTCTGCCCAGGAGGGCAGCAGTAGCGAGCCGGGTCCTGCCCGGCATCCCCTGACCCAGACGCGCCCGGGAGCCCTGAGCCGCCCGTGTTGATCGTCGTCGGTCTTCTTCTCATCATCGTGCTCACCGCCGCGACCGGCTACTTCGTGGCCCAGGAGTTCGGCTATGTCGCCGTCGACCGAGGCAAGCTGAAACAGCGGGCCGACGACGGCGACAAGACCGCCGCCCGGGCTCTGGCGGTGACCAGCCGGTTGTCGTTCATGCTCTCCGGCGCCCAACTCGGCATCACGGTCACCGCGCTGCTGGTCGGTTACGTCGCCGAGCCGTACCTTGGCGCAGGCCTGGCCGCGTTGCTCGGTCAGGCCGGGGTGTCGACAGCCATCAGCCGGCCCCTGTCGGTCGCGCTGGCGCTGGTCATCGCCACCATCGTGCAGATGGTGCTCGGCGAACTGGCCCCGAAGAACCTCGCGATAGCCCGCGCCGAACCCCTCGCCCGGGCGCTCGCCACCTCCACTCTCGCCTACCTCAAGGTGGCCGGCCCGGCCATCACCCTCTTCGACCGGGCCGCCGTCCGGCTGCTCCGCCGGGCCGGCATCGAGCCGATCGAGGAACTGCCCAGCGGTGCCACCCCCGAGGACCTGGAAAAGATCATCGCCGAGTCCCGCGAGGGGGGGCACCTGACCGCCGAGATGTCCACCCTGCTCGACCGGGGGCTGGATTTCCGCCAGCTCACCGCCGGCGAGGCCATGGTCCCCCGGGTCGACGTACACACCGTCCGCGCACACGAACCGGTCAGCCGAGTCGTCGAGCTGTTGGAGACGGGTCGCTCCCGTTTCCCGGTCCGGGGCGCGGAGGGCGTGGACGACGTGATCGGCGTGATCGGCATCGCCGACGTGCTCGGCGTGCCACTCGAACGCCGAGCCACCACCCCGGTCAGCGCGGTGGCCGTGCCTCCGCTGCTGGTGCCGGAGACCCTGCCGCTGCCGACGGTGCTGGACCGGCTCCGGTCCGGGCACCGGCAGCTCGCCTGCGTGGTCGACGAGTACGGCGGCTTCGCCGGAGTGATCACCCTGGAGGACATCGCCGAGGAACTGGTCGGCCCGATCCTGGACGAGGACGATCCACCGGAGCGGACCCCGACCCGGCAGGACGACGGCTCGTGGGTGGTCCCCGCCCGCTGGCGTATCGACGAGGTCGCCGACAGCACCGGCATCGCACTGCCCGAGGCCCCGGAGTACGACACCCTCTCCGGCCTGGTGATGCGGGAACTGGGCCGGGTACCCGAGGTCGGCGACCGGCTGGAGGTCCCGCTCCCGGTGGACGGCGAGGAGACCGCCGCCGGCTCCCGCGCCCTGGTCGAGGTGCTCGCCGTCGACCGGCACGTCGCCGACTCGGTCCGGCTGCACCTGCTGGAGCCGGGCGGCCGGCAGGAGGTGACGGCGTGAGCCCCGGCATCGCACTCGTCACCTCGGTGGTCCTGCTCGCACTCAACGGCTTCTTCGTCGCCGCCGAGTTCGCCCTCGTGGCGAGCAAGCGGTACCGGCTGGAACAGGCCGCCGTCGGCGGTAGCCGGGCGGCCCGGGCGGCGCTCGACGGCGTGCGGGAGCTGTCGCTGATGCTCGCCGGCGCGCAGCTCGGCATCACCCTGTGCACGCTGGGCCTCGGCGCGCTCGCCGAACCGGCGATCGAGCACCTGGTCAGCCCGTTGCTGCACGCCGTCGGACTGCCGGCGGCCGCCAGCCACGTGATCGCGTTGATCTTCGCGCTCAGCCTGGTGACGTTCCTGCACCTGGTGGTCGGCGAGATGGCGCCGAAATCGTGGGCCATCACCGACGCCGAGCGCTCGGCCACGCTGCTGGCGCTGCCGTTCCGGGCCTTCGCCTGGGTGGCCCGACCGGTGCTGTCGGTGCTGAACTCGCTGGCCAACGGCGTCCTGCGGTTGGTCAAGGTCAACCCGCAGGACCAGCTCGCCCAGGTGCACGGCCCGGACGAGCTGCGCATCCTGCTTGAGCAGTCCCGCGAACACGGACTCCTCGGGGCCGAGCAGCACGAGTTGCTGACCAGCATGCTCGAGTTGCAGGGCACGACGGTGGCCCAGATCATGGAACCGTTCGACCGGATGGTCACCGTGCGCCGTGGGGACGACGCCGGCCGCGTCGAGCAGGTCAGCCGGGACAGCGGGCGCTCCCGGCTCGCCGTCCTGAACGAGGCCGGGGACGTGTGTGGCCTGGTCCATGTCCGGGAGGCGGTCCGGGCCACCGCGACCCGTCCGACCGCGACGGCCGGCGAGCTGATGAGCACGGCCTTCACCCTGCCCGCCTCCGCCACGGTGACCGAGGCGGTAGCGGCGATGCGGGCTCGGCAGTCGCAGCTGGCGTTGGTCCGCAACGGCGGCGGGCCGGCCCGCCCGATCGGTTTCGTCGCGCTGGAGGATCTGCTCGAGGAGGTCATCGGCGAGTTCGACGACGAGACCGACCCGGTTCCGCGCGGGCGACGGTTGCGGTGAGCCGCGCCGGGTAAGCGGACGCCGTGTGGCTGACCGGGGTGTCGCCGGAATCGGGCTGGACGGGACTGACGGTCCGGACCTCGCTGGCCAACCCGAGCACCCGCCCCGGGCTGCGGCTGCCGGGGCGGGTGACGGTCAGTGCCGGCTCGACCGACGTGCCTGTCCGGCACGTCCGGCTCGGCCTGGTCGCCACGGCAGAGCCGGAGGACCCGGACGCGGCCCGCCGCCTGGTGCAGTTCCACCAGGCGGCGGTGGCCGGCGGGTTCGTGCTGCGCGCAGGGCGGGCCCGGAGCATTCCGTTCGAGTTCCCGATGCCGTGGGAGACCCCGGTGACGATCTTCGGCGGGGTGCCGCTGCTCAGCCTCCGAACGGGGCTGCGGACCGAGGTGGCGATCGAGCCGCAGGTCGACCAGGGCGCGATGGTGCCGGTCTTCGTGCACCCGCTGCCCACCCAGGCGTACATCCTGGCCGCCCTGGCCACGCTCGGCTTCAGCATGCGCCAGGCCGGGCTGGTCGACAGCCGGCTTCCCGGCGTCGAGCAGACCCTGCCGCTGCACCAGCGACTGGGCTACTGGGCCGCGCCGCTGTACGCCGGCCCGATCACCGAACTCGAGGTGACCTTCGTGGCGAACGCCGCCGGCCTGGAGGTGCTTTTCTGGTGCGATCGGCGGTTGGCCCTGGCCGGGATCACGCACCAGAGCATCAGCCGATTCCGGATCTGGCACGTCGGGGCGGACCGGCGTGACTGGTTGGCGACGGTGGACGGTTGGCTGCGGGAGGCGATCAACCGGCATGCCGCCGCCGCGGCTCCCGCCGACTGGTCGGCGGCCATCACGGAGTCCGCCCACGTGAGCCGGCCCCCGGACGAACCGGTCCGTCCGGGATTCGGACTGGGCGGTACGGCCGGCGGTGCCGGTATCGGCGGTGGTGGCGGTGGCGGCGACGGCACCTGACCCGGGTCAGCCGCAGGCGGCGGCAACGGCACCTGTTGGCCCGCCTCGCCGGGTCAGCCGCTGGCGGTGGCGAGCTTGACGCTGAAGCCGAGGAAGAGGGCGCCGACGCCGGTGGTCGCGCCCGCGGCGAGGCGGCGGCGCTGGCGGAACTGGGCGGCCAGGAAGGTGCCGGCGAAGATCAGCGCGGTCAGGTAGAGCGCGCTGGTCACCTGCGCGATCAGCCCGAGCAGCAGGAACGACAGCGCCGGCCACCGGTATCCCGGGTCGACGAACTGGATGAAGAACGAGACGAAGAACAGGATCGCCTTCGGGTTGAGCAGGCTGATCAAAAGCGCCTTGCGGAACGGGCTGCGCATCTCCGCCGGGTCCGCGGCATCGATGAGGCGCGGTGCGGCGGGGTCGTTGCGCGTCCGCCAGCGCCGCCAGGCCCCGCGCAGCATGTTCAACCCGACATAGCCGAGGTACGCGGCGCCCGCGTACTTGACCAGCAGGAAGAGCGGCGGGTACGCCTTCAACAGCGACGCCACCCCGGCGGCGGAGAGGAACATCAGCACACCGTCGCCGAGGAACACTCCAGCCGCCGCCCGGTAGCCCGTCCCCACACCCCGCCGTGCGGCGGTGGAGAGCACGAAGAGCGAGTTGGGCCCGGGCAGCAGAATGATCGCCACGGTGCCCAACACGTATGTCCAGATGTCGGTGATGCCCAGCACGCCGGACATCATGACGCCGCCGGCGCCGCCCGGCGAAGCATTTCCCGCAGCCTGGCCTGTGCGTTCGGCCACTGATCGACGATCATCGCGTACTGCACGGTGTCGCGCCACGAACCGTCCGCGCGCTGGCGGTGCATCCGCAGTGTGCCCTCGCGGGTCGCGCCGAGACGTTCGATGGCCCGCTGCGAGCGCTCGTTGCGGATGTCGGTGTGCCACACCACCCGGACCGCGCCCAGTGTCTCGAAGGCGCGGGTCAACAGGAGCAGCTTCGCCTCGGTGTTGACGCCGGTGCGCCACCACGGCCGGCCGAGCCAGGTGTACCCGATCTTGACCGACCGTCGCTCCGGGTCGACCTCGTAGTACGACGTCGTGCCGACCACCGCTCCCGTCGTCGCGCAGCGCTGCACCCACGGCACCCGCTCGCCCTGCTCGTGCGCGGTCAGATAGGCGCGCACCACCGACCCCATCTCCCCGGCGTCCGTTGGCTGAGGAGCGCCCAGGTGCCGCCAGACCTCCGGGTCGGCGGTCGCGGCGTGCAGCTCCCCGGCGTGGGCGAGAGCCAGCGGCTCCAACACCACGTGTTCGCCGCGCAGCACCACCGGCTCGTGCCACGTCGACCGCGCCGGTCGCAGGTAGGCCGGCACCGGCGCGGTGACTCCGACGTCCGGCTCGGGCGTGCCGGCGGTCAGCCGCAGCGGCACCACCCCCGCCCAGTGCGGCAGATCGAGGTCGGTGGGCTCGTCGCGGGACCGGACCGACACCTCGCGTAGCGGCAACGCCAGGACGGCGGTCTCGGCCAGCTCGCGGCGGGTCGGCGGGCGGCTCTCCGCGCTCCGTCCCTGACCCGCCTTCTCCACCAGCGCGGTCAGCACCCGGGCCTTCTCCTCGGCCGCGGTGACCAGGTGGGCGGTGCCGTGCGCCACCACCGACCGGTAGTTGGCGCTGTGGTGGAACTGGGAGCGGCCGTATACCAGGCCGTCGAGCAGCGTCACCGCAACGCACGCCGGCAGGCCCTCGCCGCGGGCCGTGAGCAGCGGTCGGCTACCGGTCGAGCCGTGCAGGTAGAGCGTGTCCCCGAGGCGGACGTGCAGGGTCGGCAGCACCCGTGGCTCCCCGTCGACGACGAAGCCGAGCACGCAGTCGTACGCCTCGTCCAGCACGGTGTGTGCGGCTGCCCGGTCGTAGCTCATCTGGTCCCGTGAGCGGGTGGCGGTGGTGCGCGGGGTGGGAGCGTACATGTGACAACCCGCCTTCGTGCTAGTACAATCCTTCGACCGTGGCAGTACGTTATCAGATCACCGGCGCCACGGCGGTCGCGATTTCGGCCAGCGTGGAATCCGGCATCCGGTCGGGAGACCTCGCGGCCGGGGCCGTGCTGCCCACGGTCCGGGCGCTCGCCGCCGAGCTGGCGGTCAGCCCGGCCACCGTCGCCCGGGCGTACCGGGAGCTGCGCCAGCGCGGCCTGGTGGTGACCGCCGGCCGGCACGGCACCCGCGTCCGGCCCCGCCCTCCGGTGGTCGGCGGCCGGTCGGCCCTGATGCCGGCGCCCGCCCCAGGGGTCCGCGACCTCGCGTCGGGCCAACCCGACCCCCGGCTGCTGCCGCCGCTCGGCCCGCACCTGGCCGCGCTCGCCGGGCACCTCGGCCCACCCTCCGGATACGTGAGCAGCGCCGTCCTGCCCGCGCTCGCCGAGGCGGCCCGGGCGCGGCTGACCGCGGACGGCGTGCCGGTCGAGGAGGTCACCGTCACCGGCGGGGCGCTCGACGGCATCGAGCGGCTGCTCGGCGCATACCTGCGGCCCGGCGACGCCGTCGCCGTGGAGGATCCGGGCTGGGCCAACCTGCTCGATCTGGTTGCCGCGCTCGGGCTGCGGCCGATCGGGGTGCCGGTCGACGACGACGGGCCCACCGAGGCAGGTGTCGACGCGGCGCTCGCCCTCGGTGCCCGGGCGCTCGTCGTCACCACCCGCGCGCAGAATCCGACCGGCGCGGCGGTCTCCGCCCAGCGGGCCGGGCGGCTGCGGGTGCTCCTCGCCGGCCGGTCCGACCTGCTGCTGATCGAGGACGACCACGCCGCCGAGCTGGCCCGTGTCCCGCTGCACCCGCTCGCCGGCGTGACCCCGAGCTGGGCCTTCGTCCGCTCGGCCAGCAAGCCGTACGGGCCGGACCTACGGCTGGCCGTGCTGGCCGGCGACGAGGCGACGGTGGCCCGGGTGGCCGGTCGGCTGCGGGCCGGTGCCGGCTGGGTGTCCACCGTGCTGCAACGCCTGGTTCTCGACCTGTGGTCCGACCCGGCGGTGGCCGCGCTGGTGACCCAGGCCGGCGAGAGTTACGAACGCCGCCGCGCCGGACTGCTCGCCGAGTTGGCGGTTCGGGGCGTGCCGGCCCGAGGCCGCAGCGGGATCAACATCTGGCTGCCGGTGTCCGACGAGACCAGCGTGGTGACCGCCCTCCGGGACGCGGGTTGGGCGGTCGCACCCGGCGCGCTCCACCGGATCGGCGCCGAGCCGGCCGTCCGGCTCACCGTCAGCCCGCTCGACGCGGCCGACCTGGCGCCGCTCGCCGACGCCGTCGTCCGGGCTCTCCGCCCGCCCCCTCCCGCCGTCTTCTCCACGTGATCCCGACTCACCCGTTGCCGCCCACTCCCCGCCAACCGGGCACGTCCGACCGCCCCGACACGCCGCACGTTCGCGTTCTTCCGCACCCCGCTCCGCCGCCGGCCAAGATCCGCGCCGTCTTGGGGACGAGCGGCCCCAGCCGGGCCGGCGACAACAACGCCCGACAGGTGCGCGGATCTTGGCCGGTGACTGCGCGACGCGCCGGGTGGGTGGGGCCGCGCAGGTGATCCTGAGCGTCGCGGATCTGCTCTGGTTCCGGGACTGGTACGTCCTGGTCGTGAACGCCGACGGGAACGCCGTCACGTTCGGTCCGTTCGCCAGTGGGGCCGAGGCCACATCTCTCGGCGCCAGGTGGCAGGGCACACTACTCCCGGGCGATCCCTCGAAGTGGGGGGTCGTGAAGGTCAAGGGGCTCGGCGGCGCCGCCGGGGAACGCTCGGGCGGCGGCTTCGGCTTCTGTAGCAACGAGGGGTGCGGCCACCCCGCGTACGCACACAGCATGGCCGGCTCGTCGCGCGGCCACTGCGTCGTCTGCGGGCGACACGGGGCGTGCGGCAAGTACACGCAAGCGAAGGCCAAGGCGACGAACCTGTGGACTCTGGGCGCTGGTGCGGGGTCGCCCGCGCTGACGCGGAAAGAGTGAAGGCCCGGCTCCCGTGAATGGGGAGCCGGGCCTTTCGTGCTCGCCGCTGGGCGAACGCCAATCGGCCACCCCGGCCAGGGGTGGCCACTACTCAGCGGGAGGCAAGCGTCAGCTAGTCGACTTGGCGAAGCCGACGAACGCCCGCCACGCCGTCGGGCCGAACACCAGCGCCGGCCCGGTCCGGTCCTTCGAGTCCCGGACACCCACCACACCAGGCAGGTTGTCGGCAACCTCGACGCAGTTGCCGCCGCTTGTGCCGCTACGGGTGGACTTCCTCCACTGCGCGCCAGTTAGGTCCATTTGTTTGCTACTTCCTTTATCAACTCGAGGGACTGTCGCCGCGATAGCGCCTCGTTGCGGACGCTCTCCCACCGGTCGAAGAGTGTATCTAGGTCCGCCAGGCGGTTTACAACGTCGCCTCCGAGTTGGTTCTCCAAGTGCCCCACCCAACTGCCGTCTGGCATGCGGGCCAGCGACAGGGGACCGGACAGGCCAGCGTGAAGACCGACGTCCGTCGGGATGACGTGAACACTGACGTTCGGTAGATCCGCGCAGGCTACAAGGTGCAGCAACTGCTCGCTCATCAGTTTTTTGGAGCCCTCGCCAGCGCGCCGGATCGCGCCTTCGTCCATGACCACGACGACCTGGGGCGGATTCTCGCGTGAGAAGATCGCCTGCCGCTCGATGCGTCCCGCTACGCGGCGGTCCACCTCATCATCCGTCAACTTCGGGTCAAGCCGCAGCACAGCGCGAGCGTACGCCTCGGTTTGCAACAGCCCGGGGATCAGGTTCGGCTCGAAGTAGCGGAGTTGCGTCGCGGTGCGCTCCGCGTCCAGCCAAGGCAGGAACCACGACGGTGCGCCCAGCTTCTCCACCATGCGCTCGAACATGCCGCCGTTGCTGAGGCCCCGGTCCGCGCCCCGGATGAAGTCCAGGGTGAGAGCGCGTGTGCCGCCTTCGACTGCACTTACGTGGGAAGCGCTGAAGCCGGCGGCGCGTCCGAATGCCTCCTGTGTCATGCCGGCCGCTCTGTCAAGCCCCGGGTTTGGTGGAGAGTTGGTTAGCTGGTTTCCAGGGGTGCGGTGACCGGGTGGGTCATCGCGTGTAGGGCCTCGTGTTCGGCGGGTGGGGTGTGTCCGAGTTCGCCGTGCAGCCGGCGGTTGTTGTACCAGTCGATGTACTCGACGGTGGCCATCTCCAGGTCGTCGAGCCCGCGCCACGGACCTCGGTTGCGGACGAGTTCGGCCTTGTACAGGGAGTTGAACGCCTCGGCCATCGCGTTGTCGTACGAGTCGCCCTTGGACCCGACCGAGGCGACGGCGCCGGCCTCGGCGAGTCGTTGGCTGTAGCGAATCGCTCGATACTGGACTCCCCGGTCCGAGTGATGCACAAGTCCGCCCAGTTCAGCGCCCTGATGCTCGCGCCGCCAGATCGCCATCTTCAACGCGTCCAACGCGAGGTCGGTGTAGAGCGACGTGGATACCTGCCAGCCGACGATCATGCGCGAGTACACGTCGAGGACGAACGCGGCGTACGCCCAGCCCACGGCCGTGCGCACGTAGGTCAGGTCGGCGACCCACAGCTGGTTCGGCCGCACGGCGGTGAAGTCGCGTTTGACCAGGTCACGAGGCCGACCGGTCTCGGCTGCGGGCCGGGTCGTGCGCGGCGACTTGTCACGCAGCAACCCGCGCAGCCCGGCGGCGCGCATCAGCCGCTCGACCGTGCACCG
The sequence above is a segment of the Micromonospora sp. WMMA1363 genome. Coding sequences within it:
- a CDS encoding DUF397 domain-containing protein → MDLTGAQWRKSTRSGTSGGNCVEVADNLPGVVGVRDSKDRTGPALVFGPTAWRAFVGFAKSTS
- a CDS encoding aminotransferase class I/II-fold pyridoxal phosphate-dependent enzyme encodes the protein MAVRYQITGATAVAISASVESGIRSGDLAAGAVLPTVRALAAELAVSPATVARAYRELRQRGLVVTAGRHGTRVRPRPPVVGGRSALMPAPAPGVRDLASGQPDPRLLPPLGPHLAALAGHLGPPSGYVSSAVLPALAEAARARLTADGVPVEEVTVTGGALDGIERLLGAYLRPGDAVAVEDPGWANLLDLVAALGLRPIGVPVDDDGPTEAGVDAALALGARALVVTTRAQNPTGAAVSAQRAGRLRVLLAGRSDLLLIEDDHAAELARVPLHPLAGVTPSWAFVRSASKPYGPDLRLAVLAGDEATVARVAGRLRAGAGWVSTVLQRLVLDLWSDPAVAALVTQAGESYERRRAGLLAELAVRGVPARGRSGINIWLPVSDETSVVTALRDAGWAVAPGALHRIGAEPAVRLTVSPLDAADLAPLADAVVRALRPPPPAVFST